In the genome of Daucus carota subsp. sativus chromosome 9, DH1 v3.0, whole genome shotgun sequence, the window TTGAGCAGAAAAAACGGATGCATAGCATGTGTACCAGGAAGACAAAGCATGAATTCAAATTGATAGACAGATGGACAGGGCCGTTCCATACCTTTTGAGGGCCCAGGGGCGAAAGAAGAAAATGGgccctattttttttttacttcactAAATTTGATAACATATGACCTTGTAGCAATATAAACTCAAATTTTAGTCAACTTCCGTagaaaaataactataaaataaTCAAGTTTAACGATAAAGTGTACTAAGATGTAAAAAAAGAAGATTAAACAAATGTTTGATGACATTTATCTTGGTCAATAGTACCATTAGTTTAGGGTGGACGTAGTCACTTAGGATAGAATAGGACGTAGTCAATTAGGATAGAATAGGCTTACATGAATGATATATACTAATaacaatacataaattataaaatttttgggCCCCTAAAATTTTTGGGCCCTGGGCGGTCGGCATGGTTGCCCTCCCTCAGGGCCGGGCCTGCAGATGGATGGAGTTTCCATAACATAGATGAACTCAGCCACAGTAGATGACCAAGATAATTGGGTAACATCAAAAGAATCAAGGGATTAAAAGAAGAGCGTGCACTTTTTGTTAGTCTTTGCAGTCACATGATTCAACACACAGAAGAGGGATTTGACAAGTTTTTGCTATCTTTGAGTATTGTCTAGTTGGGAAACCCTCTTGGCTCTTACTTTCTGATATAGTGATAGAAAAAATTTCTTGTTCAGCTTAATAGCTTATCCAATCCATTCCAAAACATCATCTCCTTCCTGTGAGTGCTTGATTtcttcttaaaaatttcagctTAGTgctttcatgaatgaaaaaaaatcctttaaaattccaattgaTAACACCCTGATTTTCTGttacttatatttgattttaaccCTGATCCCTTATACATTTTTGCTATTTGTAGTTTTTCCCCGTTCTTCCTCCTACTGATCAAGATCCCCACATGTCTGATTCGTCTTTTTCTCTATTGATGGTTAGTGTCCTTACTATATCTTTCCATTTATGATTTCTGTCAACAggttcatcttttttttttttttagtttactGGAACGCAAGTTTAGTTCCAATTTCGCCATTTcaattttgatattattgttATGTTCATGGTTACATCTAGAATTTGGTTACTTCAGAACTCTTTCgatagttttgtaatatttctCTGATAACTTGCTTCTTCAGGAGATTTTAAACTTTATCCAAGCTGCTTCAAAAATGTAAGCTCACGTCGATGGAGCTGATTGTTGTGATGAATCTTCGTTGTCTCCTCAGTGTATGTATTTCCCACATTCTTATCTGTCCGCCTTTATTACGGAACTTTGTTTGTTCTCCAACTGTTTGATTGTATGTTTTAGGTTGTTCAATGGTTAGATCATCTTTAAATGCCAAACTCAAACAAAATTCAATGCTAGGTAAAGCTTTCCGAAATAGTATGATTTTTGTAATACCATTTTCAGATCTTTTTACTTTATTGCCTTTTATCATTTTCTCCATGTTGTATagattgttttgttttatatgtGATAGTCCACATGCTTCATAATGATAAGGAGAACAATAAGTCTTTGGATTTAAATGGTTACATCATCCTGGCTAAGTTTCTAATCTCTGTTGTTTGCAGCATCAGTTTATgaagttaaatctataaattttAGGATTGATTGTCAAAACTTAGTTATACATATAAATTCTGCTTTCTGAGAGTATAGATTTCTGTTTTGGATACAGTCAACACATTATACAAGTGCCAATAGTACTGATGTTGCTCGATTTTTTAACGTGCTTGAGATCATATCAGTGCTTGAGATCATTTCACCACTGGGGCTCTTAGCAAGagattggatttggattggcTGCTCGATTCTCTCAATTTGAATGGTGTCCCCCAAAGGAACGCCATATTAGAAGTGAGTTTCTTCTGTTTCATAATATTCTATGTTTCATACTTCATAGACTATGCATTCTATATGTCTTCTTGAAATTTCGCCCGTGTTGATCCAACTCTAGCTAAAACATGAAGAATCTGGATGAGAAAGGGAAATATTCAAGTTCAATACAGTTCTGTATACGAAGcaattaaagaaaatataaaatttataatagtgCAGAAATTAAGAGACCAAAATTAAATTGGTACGTATTTTAATGGCAAGATCAACAATTTTTCGCAgctttaaataaattttgaagtcTCCTTATTCAGAACAATCTATTCAAACTGCTTCGCCTGTGGCAATCTCGATCCCTCCAGCAGCGCCAGTATGCTTTCTCCTGTACTGGTATCTACGAGCGCAATATAAAAAGatgaaaaaattgatcaaaCTCATTGCTGTGAGAAGCCAATAAAGATAGTCAAATCTTCCGTTATTTATGTTCTGGGACAGCCACGAAATTTTCCTTTTTTCCTGGTCTCCTGTTGCAGAGTTGATAATGCTGTTTAAAGCAGTGGCAGCAAAGCAACCCAGACCCCCAGCTAGTGCAGCATAAGCTGAACCGATACTTCTCATCGCATCGGGGGCCTCCTGGTAGAGAAATTCCAGTAGTCCCACAATACAAAATACTTCAGCTAGTCCAATGAGGCAGTACTGAATCAACAGCCAGTATGCACTCAAGTCAGGCATAGGGCTAAGAAAACTAGCCTCAAATCCGTGTTCTATTGCATAATTCCTTCTGAATCTCTCAAACACTGCAGCCCACGCCACAGACAATATTGAAAGTCCCAAACCAATTCCTACCCTCTGTAGCTGGGAAGCACCATGAGGATTTCCCGTTATGCGCTTGGACAGAGGCACAAATACGGTGTAATAAAGAGATAGCAATAGAAATATGCTTAGGCCAGGGAATACTGGCATGCATGTGACAGGGAGTTTCAAATGCCCCATATAGGTATTTAATGTATAAGCTTGTTGCACTGATAGAGTCAAAAACTCAGTCAAGATTAGGCTCAGCATGATAGTGCAGGCCGGAATGGGAAGAAGCTTTATTAGAATCTTCACTTCCTCAACCTGTGTCACCGTGCAGAGTTTCCAAGGACTTGGCACCTGGCAGTCCCCTCCATCATCTTTTAGTTGCAGAGCTGCCTTATCCAAGCACCTATACCACAAAAAATAACGGGATCAATTTGTGTTGTAAACAAATTAAACCACAAGCACAGTATATATATGCTGGTCTTGAATCAGAAGTACCTGAAATCATTAGAGTGAGGTATCTTGGTGCTACCCTTGATTGCAGATCTGTTTCCTGGTAGCTCGTAAAGGCCTATTAATTCAGTGGTATCAAAGGAGACATTTCTCTTGTGAAAAGCAGCAACCAGGACTTGTGCAACACGGGTGAGAGGGCTGCCTCCAGGCAGTCTATGACGGTATAAAGGAGTTCCCAAAAAGAAGAGCATGTTGGAGATGCCCATGGCTATAGCTAGGGTACCAAAGGCAAATCCCCATCCGTGTTTTATTTGGATGTACACGATGGCTGTAAAGGCCACAATGGCCCCTAGGGTGACACAGAGGTAGAACAAGTTAAAATATCTGTCCAGGTGAGACTTGTAATTCTGGCTTCTCTCATCAAACTGATCAGCCCCAAAAGAAGACACACAAGGCCTTATTCCTGCTGCTCCAAAGC includes:
- the LOC108200208 gene encoding protein NRT1/ PTR FAMILY 6.1, coding for MNSTMDSTQVESDHGITSRSGSTSMEVASSSSVYKSSRKNLGLYFMESDEGRRTPFAGGYITGGGGGGGGTTPVDIQRKPISEQRLSKTGGWLAAFFIFGNEMTERMAYFGLSINMVAFMFYVMHRPFSSSANAVNNFLGISQASSVFGGFLADAYLGRYWTIAIFSTIYLAGLTGITLSATMNILVPKQDDCSQFALLLGNCESARPWQMFYLYTVLYITGFGAAGIRPCVSSFGADQFDERSQNYKSHLDRYFNLFYLCVTLGAIVAFTAIVYIQIKHGWGFAFGTLAIAMGISNMLFFLGTPLYRHRLPGGSPLTRVAQVLVAAFHKRNVSFDTTELIGLYELPGNRSAIKGSTKIPHSNDFRCLDKAALQLKDDGGDCQVPSPWKLCTVTQVEEVKILIKLLPIPACTIMLSLILTEFLTLSVQQAYTLNTYMGHLKLPVTCMPVFPGLSIFLLLSLYYTVFVPLSKRITGNPHGASQLQRVGIGLGLSILSVAWAAVFERFRRNYAIEHGFEASFLSPMPDLSAYWLLIQYCLIGLAEVFCIVGLLEFLYQEAPDAMRSIGSAYAALAGGLGCFAATALNSIINSATGDQEKRKISWLSQNINNGRFDYLYWLLTAMSLINFFIFLYCARRYQYRRKHTGAAGGIEIATGEAV